In Streptomyces sp. ML-6, the genomic stretch GACGTCCGACAGCGATGACATGACCAAGCTCTGCGGCAGCCAGGTCCGCATCGTCCCCCTCTGACCAGCCGGTGCGCCCGGAGCACGCGTCGCACTGCCGGCTCTCGTGCCCCATCCGTGCCCAGCAGAGCGGGCAACAGCGGTCAGATACGGCTCCCAGAGACCGGAAGCCGCCCATCTGACCAATGCGAAATCGCAGGTCAGAGCCCCTGCAGCAACCTAGGAAGCATTGGTTCCCAAGCTCGGAGCGCGAGTTCGATTCTCATCACCCGCTCCATGAAAGAAGCCCCCGGCCGCTGGCCGGGGGCTTCTTTCATGGCCGCTTCGCAGCCGGCGGGCAGCTGTCGGTCGGGCCCGCCTCGTGCTCGCGGGAGCGTTGCCTGCGGGCGAAGCGGCTCGCTGCTGACTCTTTCTGGATAATCGACGTATGGCATCACAGCCCGGCCTTTCCGATCTTCGTCGTGCCAAGTTCGCCCGGCGCCTGCCCGCAGCGCTCTCCGAGCTCGCCGGTCCCCGGCACGGCTCCGTACATCTGCCGCTCCGTCTTGCATGGTCGGGGCTGACCACCTTCGACCTCGACCAGCCCCGCTTGCGGATGAGCTACTACCGCATCGTCCTGGCCGAGGGGCAGCACGACGACCTGGTTCGGTACCTCGATCGGGACCTTCTCGTCGGCCTGTGGCCCACCCTGCGCACATTGGTCAGCCGAGATGTGCGTGAAGTCTGGGAGAGCGCATTCGGCGAGCTGGGCGGCAGCGCGCGGGCCGCTGCGTGAACCTCACCGACCTGCACCGCCGCTTGCTCGCAGA encodes the following:
- a CDS encoding transcriptional regulator, with translation MASQPGLSDLRRAKFARRLPAALSELAGPRHGSVHLPLRLAWSGLTTFDLDQPRLRMSYYRIVLAEGQHDDLVRYLDRDLLVGLWPTLRTLVSRDVREVWESAFGELGGSARAAA